The stretch of DNA TCAGTAAAggataataaattttttttgctCTCCTATGTTTTAACAAGTATTTACTTTACTCTTACTTTTTAAAGAGAGTTGGCTGGTTGGTGAATTCCAGATCGACAGTTATTTCCCTCAGGATGTTGAGTATATAAAACCTTCACCTTCTGACTTCTGTTGTTAGTGAGAGTTTCACCACAATTTTGTCATTTGTTTGTCATCCATCTTCTCTCTTTTGtaggttatattttctttttttgctaaatGCTCTTCGGTTCTGCTACGGCATTTCTAAGTGTAGATTTATTTTCTTGCTAATCGCTCAGTGAGATTTTTCAATGCAAGTTTTCATGTGTTTCTTCATTTCTAGAAAgtgatctttgtttttttttttttcaagtgtcaTCTTTTCTCCATTCTCCTTATCTTCTTCTGCAACTTCCCTTGGATATATTTCCGAACTTCTCATTCTACCCTCCATTACCCTTAACTTCTTTTATGACTTCCTCCTCTATCTTACGGTGCTGTGATCTGGAAACTTCTTTCCCAGTGCTACCTGCCAACTCATTAATCCCTTCTCTTTTCAGATAGATCCGGCATACCACTGATATAACTTATTGAggattgtcattattttattttcaattactatGTTTTTCACTTCCAAGATTTCCGACGTGTTCTTTTTAAACTCTTCCCATTCTTGTTTCATAGATGCTATTTCCTTCCTCATGTCTTTGAGCTGTTAACATATTTTGAAGTTCTCAAATTGCCTCTATAGCCTCACGTATTAATTTTCCCATTTGTTGAGTTTACCAACTATTTTTATGATAGTGGACTTTTTCATGCGCTTAAAAATGTTATAGAGCTATTCTCACTTGCGTTCTCCTTCATATACACCCTAGAAGGTCAGCGTGGATCTTTCACTCCATATTAGTGGTTTAATTTTGGACCTTATGTGCATATCATATAGAATCAGGTCTATGTTCCATGGTGCATCTGCTTCTTAAATTTTTGTGTGTAAGTTCAAAATTCTTAAGAGCAAAATCTACgtccaaaatattttcaataagctATATATTTCACTTTAAGAAGTTAAATTGGGTGGAAAATCAATTTGAGGATAAATGACCAAAGACCTACGAACTAGTGGTGGGAAAACAATACCAGGTGTCTCCTTGCTCTCTATAAACCTCTTCTCACTGTTGTACTGTATTTTTGCAAATGCATCTGACGTTTTGCGTTTCCACTTTGTGATCCCCTTGTAATATTTCCACTCCAGATCCCTTAGATCCAAGAAttgtttttctgaaaagaatCAGATGTTCAAAGAATCACCTTCAGCGATTCAGAGGTGTTTCATGACAGAATAACCCTTTGATTAATTTGAGTCTCCTCCCTTCTGGTAGAAAGCCTTTTGTAAACTAAGGGGGAACCTATGGTGCCCACCTTAGGTATTGGGTGGGTCCGGCTAGCCGGGCTGGAAAGGAACCTGCAGGGTCACCACAGGTAGAGCAAGGGTCTCATTTGGTGCTTGGAAATGAAGAATGTGCAAGTGGAGAGACCTGCAGAGCACTGAGGTCAACAGGGGGCAGGATCCTCATGAGTGGTGGAAACAAGGAGGAAGATTTAAGAGAAgtgtttagccgaaaccggtttggctcagtgagtagagcgtcagcctgcggactgaaaggttccaggttcgattttggtcaaagggcatgtacgttggttgctggcacatccccagtgaggggggggggggggccgcaggaggcagctgatcgatgtttctctctcatcgatgtttctaacttctatccctctctcttcctctgtaaaaaatcaataaaatatatttttttttaaaaagagaagtgtTTACATGGCTAGTGTCACTTCTTCCAAGATGCTGGTATAAGCCCTGAGTACAGTGTCTTAGCTAGAATTTggctctttccccttctctttcagACCTACCAGTGTGGACAGTCATTAGTAGTTGCAATTTCTTCAAGAAGCCAATGAACCACAGCCAAGATACACTGCATATTCCCCTACtcagcagccatttctctttcccttcccttcaatTCTTTTCATGACTAAATAAATTGTAAACTTGggggaatggggggcggggggagtggtaGGCAGGGGATTGAATGTAAAACCAGAGGCCAAAGAGCCAAAATGAGTTTGAGGAGTTTAAAGAGAATAATTGGTACAAGCAAGCAAGCAGGTCTATTTCTCATGGGTAATTTTACCATCCTCCTTGTTTGGTGATATTTGAGAAGGTCACCTATGGCTCTTTTCATTATAACTTACCAACATATGTTTTACATATTATTAACTTTCTCCATATGGTCTTTGGACTTTTATGGGTACTTCCTTATTAAAGTATCAGAACTGGAGAGTTTCCTTCTCTTTGTAGAGATGTaacaattggaaaaaataaaggttcatgaaaaaaaatctaaaaacaaaacccaccctcaattgaaggaaaaaaatcaacatatttaAGAAAGATAAGTCATTATTCAGTAAATACTTGACTAACTTcatgaaacaataaacaaatagttATGGGTGCTTTAGAGTCCAAGCTGAACTGGCTCATTTTAGAAAAGTAAGTTTAAATACACCGTTTTGGGAATGAGTCTGAGATTTGACCCTGGAATGTTTGATAAATCTCTGTTCTCCATTTCCCATTGCTTTTACATGCAGCAGAGCACCAGAACTCCAATATTCCCACCGATCAATATTTGATACTTTCAGCTCTAGAAACCTAGGCAAATTTTCTAGTAAGATTTCCACTCTTTTTCCTCCCACCATGTTTAGCGTACCTGGTTCAATTATTGAGTATTCAGTAATTCTATCTTCAAATAAAAACCTGTCTGCCTTCACCTTGGAAATGCTCATTCTGGATAATTTTCCGATACTCGAAAACTTCTTCCGTGCGACGCCCAAAAAGTTGGCGTCACTGAGGATAATCTCATAGGGAAAagtgtgcatgggaggggtgatCCCATAGTGAGCAAGTCTCTGCTGGGATTCCCCCAGCCTGTCTAGCTGGGAGGGCGAGCCGGTCAGTAAGCTGCGGTGTAGGAGATCCGTCAGCGATGgtggcttctcctcctcctcttttctaaCCACCTTGAGCTTGAAAACAGGTTGGGAAACTTCTCCCAAATCTGTTCTGCTAGTGGGTGACATGATATTCAGGGTTTGATTAAGTATTCTCCGTGCTTCAGTTGGTGAAATACCAAGAGTTTTTAGGTGATTCGATTTTTTGCTCTCCTGATTAATATTCTCAGCCAGTGCATATAATTCTGGCAGCTATGGGAAAAAAGTGGGAAGTCATGAGATTGATGAAGGGTGATTGCCTGGCAGATCCGCAAACCCTAAAACAAAGAGCATAACAAGTAACCATGCAAACAGAAGCATCTATCTTTGGGAGATAGTATTGCCTAGCTAAGCCCAGTCAATGGTGGCAAGAGACCAGATGGACAAGTGTCAGATTCATTCCCCAAAAGGGGTGGTATTCAGACACATCACTGAAAGGCTGCATTGCAAAATGAGCCTGGTTTCCAAAGTCTTTAAGATCTTTCCACTCTAAAATCCTGTGACTTACCGTGGAGAGACTCGGTTGTGGGGGTTTGCAAAGTCTGTTCTGGGTAAGGCTACCTCtcttttaaagaagaaagggagCCAGATCATCTAGATATCAAAGCTTCATCCTGGTGACCGAGGGGCTTGGCATACTTAGGAACACTGTGCAGACGAAGCTGTCATTGTCCTTTTTAACTGGAATATCTTACCAAGGCCAATGGCTACATTTGTGGCGTGTCTGGGAGGAATTGTTGGCAGAGAAGACAATAAATGTCCCCTGAGAGTCCCCCTTCTCTATCTAAAATCCTGtattaaaggaataaaattttattttctagagcATTCTGCCTGCTAATCCCATTATCCCCAAGGAGTTTCTTAGGTCATTGAATTGGAAGGCCATAAAGGCCAAAGTGAGAGCCCAGACTTGTGTCATTTAGCCCAGCGCAGTTTCCCttcaattctagtcaagagcAACAAATAGGAAGTGGGCCGACTTGGTCAATGGCTCTTTCAAACGCATTACCAACCGCACAAACACAAGTCAGCACGCAGGATCCCCTGCCCACAGAGGAGCTGTGTTTTGCTGTGCcgaggaagggaagtcacagaaGTGAAATGTTTGTATTCTCTTTGCCCCCCCATCCACAGCATGCCACCGGGTACTTAATAGTTCTTCTTATAATTCTTGAAAGCACAGTCTCCTGTGCATATTATAGCATTAGAAGGACATACCGAACACCTGGGAAACTCGGCCTCCACATCATCTTTACTCGGATCAGCGTCTGTATTGGTGAACATTGTGCTGGGATTTTACTCTCTAATTCCTAAAAAATCAATATGAAGAAAGATGAAATGAAAGAGCAAAAGTCAGATAAAATACAAAGGAGAGGTTAAcacctttttctaaaaaaaacatatttttattgatttcagagagggagaaagagatagaaacatcaatgatgagagagaatcattgatcggctgcctcctgcacgcttcctactggagatagagcctgcaatccaggcatgtgcccttgaccggaattgaacctgggacccttcagtccgcaggccaatgctctatcaactgagccaaaccaactagggcaaggGAAGCACTTTTTAAATCTTCTAAACTTTGTAAGAGGAACACTTTAAATTTTATACCGttaccatttttcttttgttttctccttactCCAGGTCTGCCAAATTAATCATGTTTCAATGGAATATTTTCTGTGAAACACCTCAAATTCTTATATGACACATATGTTCAGGCATTTATTATTAGTTCAAAGAATCCCATatagatttttgtttgtcttaCATATTTTTGATTTTCCaggtaatttaaagaaaaacttacACTTCTTTACCcaggaaaagtatttttttttaattggaagaaaaacgctaataataacaataattaacattttgaaattatttgcttTGGGCCACAAATGATTGCaggcattttacagatggaattATGTTTAATCCCTTTTTGAGGGGTTAAAAATGGCCATAAAATCTATACAATTGGTCTCATCAATAAGTGGCACCTAAGTCCTCTCCCACATTTGACTCTGGGCTGGTATTACGCTTGCCTTTACCTCTGTACttgctattttttatattctCATAATCTAATCTTCAGTATAACAACATTGAGCTTCTACCCTGACTGATGAACCAAAATTGAAATCTTGGAGATAACAGTGAGTTCTCAATTATCAATTCTGATGCAGTTTTCACAGCCTTCATTTTTATCCACCTTAACTCTTAACCTTTCattttgaaattgattttaaaaaagtatcttctCTAGTCTTTCCAAACTCATTGCAATGATTCTGATAAGAAGCCTAACTGACCCCATCTTTGAACTGCTACAAAGATCGCCTACCGGTTTTCTTGCCTGCATGTTGTTGCTGTTagtggtagtagtagtagtaacaGCAGCAGTAGTAGTAATCTATCCTAAATCATGTCTTTACCCAGCCATTCAttagtttattcttcaaacttggCTCTTTATTCCTTTTAGGATAAGATGTAAATTTCTTGACCAGACTTACAAAGACTATCCACAATTTGCTTCTAAACATTCCAAACATTTACAAATCATATTTCTATGTCATCACAAGGCCATACATGTTCTCTCTGTTTCAGCCAGTGGGggcaattcattttttttctgaaacgaTCTTCTGTGCTCATATGCATGCTTCATCGCATCTGTGCTCACTCTGACTCCCCACTTAATCAAGCAGAATGTTTATTTAATATCCCTTTTATGTCAGTCTAAGTAAGAACATAATAGAactgaagagaaaatggaaataagcATAATGGTAATTAGCTATTGTGGCAAACAAAAGCAACATTGGAACAGGAACTAGAAATAAGGTGGCCAGgacaattcaatgggaaaaagaatgttgttttttttttaaataaatgatgttgggacaaTTGGATATCCACGTGTAGAAGAGTGAAGTTGGACTCCTACCCTAATCCATACACAGATTAACTTAAAATGTATCCTAGACCATAATAGAAGAGTTAAAACtaaaaaaactcctagaagaaaacataggaataaactttCGTGATCTGGCTTAGGCAAGGATTTCTTGGATATACAACCGAAATcagaagcaaaaagaataaagaaatacataaattgaGATTCATCAAATTAAACTTCTGTGCTTTAAAGGACACCATGAAGAAAGTGAAAATGACAAtgcacagaatgggagaaaacatttacaagccatatatctgataaaggattcaTATTCAAATGTACAAAGAACACTTacaaactcaacagtaaaaatacaaataaataaattaaaaaatgggcaaaggatttgaatagagatttctccaaagaagatatacaaatagccaacaaaacatgaaaacatgctcaacgtcattaGCTatcatgaaaatgcaaatttaagcAACAGTTGAATATCATTTCACTCTccctaggatggctataataaagaCAGATAATAATGGTTTTTGGCAAGGATTTCGAGAAATTGGTACCTTCATACATTACTAGTGGGAATAAAATATGGTGCAgtgactttgaaaaacagtttggcaattcttCAAAATGTCAAACGTAGAGCTGCCATGTAACCAGAAGATTCATTCCGAGGTATGTATCTAAGAGAAGTcacatgtctacacaaaaacttgtacatgactgttcatagcagcactattcataacagccaaaaagtgaaaacaaccctaGTGCCCTTCacctgatgaatggataaacacaatgTGGTGCATCCATATAGTAGAATACTATTCAGTGATAAGAAATGAAGTATGTTGCCATATGATAAATCTTGGAAatttatgctaagtaaaagaagccatcCACAAAAGGCCAGATATtgtatgattgcatttatatgaaatatataggATTAGCAAGtctatagagacagaaggtaGATGAGTAGTTGCCTGAATCTGGGTGCATGAAGGaatggggaatgactgctaattgtatggggtttcttttgggaGTGATACAAATgtcctaaaattgattgtggtgatggttagtGGGTTGCACTGTATACTTTGAGTGGGTGAgttttatggtatataaattatttctcaataaaaatgttgaaaatgatTTATAGAGAAAATGATAGGTATAAAGGTTGGGCTAAGGagataaaacatatttaattggATATCCCAAAGAGGGGGAAAACAAAatcctagaaaagaaaaaatttaaaattaaaattcaagaagGTTTTCCTGGAATCAAAGACTTTAATCTCTATATTGAAAGATCACACTCTCCATGGTTTCAGATATCCCTGGTCAACAGTGGCCCAAAAATAGTAAACGGaaaaatcccagaaataaacaactcatgCGTTAAACTGCgtgctgttctgagtagtgtgaaGAAATCTTGCGCTCTTCTGCTTGTCCCCAGGCGCTGgttctggggaggggggagaggaagctCTCTACTATTTTTCCATCTGCTCCTCATGTGGACTCTCATCTTTTCCAAGGCTGTACGCGCTCAAGGCTGGATgtagggagaaggaggaggaaggacgcCAGGCGTGgggagagcagagccaagccaggGCCATGCATCTGTGGGAATGTGGTGCGGAAGGAAGAAGGCACAGAAATGCAGGGAGAAGGCGGGGCTGTTAGTGGAGAAGGCcccaaaggaagagggagattgTACAGGCACAGTCCCCACCAGCTGGGTCAGCTTTCTGGGACCTCCTGGAAGGAAGGACGGTCTCCCAGCCACCATCTCCTCTCTTGGCTCTGgcctttcctgtctctctctccactgcCCACTTCACCCGCCTCTCCTTGCCCAGCCCATACTGGCTTCCTCGTCACTTTTTGTGCTTTTCACTTCATTATGCCCGTTATTCATCACTGCACTTACCACCTGCTTAATAATCATCTGTTTATGTGGCCATCTCTTTCATGAATCTGTGTgcctgggagcaggggctgggttCCATTCATCCAGTAGCCTCATGGTCTAGGAGGGTACCTGACATCTCCCTAATGCTTAGTTAAGTTTTGAGTAAATGAGTACCTGTCCATTGTGACATATGAACATCCTCAAAGTCACATAAACAGCTGTGTAACATTAAGGGTCAGGGGATTATCTTCCTGCATGAGGGTAATGGGTAGAGAGTGGAGGATggaaaggtaatttttttaaaaagtgaatattaaATAGCCCAGCCAAcagagctcagtggttgagcgttgacctctgaaccaggaggtcatggttcaattcccgtgtggggtgtgcaggaagcagctgataaatgattctcatcattgatgtttctgtctctctttccctctccctccttatatctgcaatcaataaagatatattttaaaaagcgaACATTAAATAGCTGAATTGTGAATATAATTTCTAATCAGGTAGGTATTTCTTCTATAGATAGGGGCAAGGTGCAAAGGAGAAATTGAGGCAATTAGTCAGGAGACAGACTGTGCTTCCTGCATCTGCCCAGATGATCCTtttgggagtgggtggggggctgCATGGCCATGCCCCACTCTTAAATGGCTCCCCTTTCGAGGATTTTGTGGCAATCATTAAACACTTTGCCAAAACACCCACCTTAGGTGGCCGGTCAAAAGAAGGGCCATGCAAGGCTTTTCCCTTCTTTTGTGTCCCTGAGGTGTCAAACTCAGTCTTTCCATTTGAAAACACTCTGGTTCAAAAGCATTGGGATAAAAATGACTGGAGGGACCTCCAAGTCGCCTGGTTCTGCAGGCTCAAGCAGTGGTGGCCGAGCTGGGGACCCCAGCCCCAAGGAAGCTAGTAAGTGGAAATGGGGTCCCCGAGATGTTTAGTATTTCAGAACACCTAGGGGAAATCAGCCCCGAGAGCTATAGCCGCCTGGTCCTGGCCTTCGAGGTGTCATCTCAGGATGGCAACCTGGGTATGTCATGCTGGTCAGAAACCCTGAACACGAGGGCACAAATGGTCACGTAACACAATCAGGCTCTTCCCGAGGTAAAGACTTTGCAACCCTGGCACTCAGAGGGCAGAGCAATGGCATGGGCCTGGCTGGGTGTGCACAtcctccgccccctgcccagaCGCCTGGAATCAGGGATGTTGGAACAGGATCCCCAGTGACTTACTTACACCTTAACGCTGGAGAAGTGGGTACTTTACAGTGATCAGTTTGAGAACTAGTTGTTCCTGGAAGTAAAACCATGAAGTAACGTACTAAGGCCATAAAAAAATAAGGGTTGTAAAAGCTAGGTACAGCGCTCTTGCCTTGGGGAATGTTGGATCCCAAGTCACCCTTAGTAAGAATCCTCAGACTAAGCCTTCAACCAGGATTTCGCAGGAGAGCCAGGGAGGAAGTTGACCTCATCCATCCCACAGTTAACCCCCAACCTGGGCCGAGCATCTCAAAGGAAGCTGAGGGCAGGGCAGACCTCCAGCCTGGCTCTCCCTCTGAGGTCTGGTGTGGTCCACCCGGACCCACGGATTTGGCTCAATTAAGGCAGGTTTCTCTCCACAGGAAGTCTCTAATCAGCTACAAAGAGAATACAATTTCTCTGTACGATTGTATTTGTAATACTGTAGTCATTGGAAAGAAATACAGCAaatttcccccccgccccccccccccaagatttTAATATGGGACAATAACTCGCTAATTGTGTGGAGATTCATTTCCGTAAACTCTCACTTTGATGGACAATCCATGGGTAAACTACAACGTATCTAAGCTGGATGCTGTACTGTGCTCTTAACTCATCCAATCTCCCCACGTTCTGAGCTTGTTCTACAGAAGGGAAGCAGGCTCAGAAGTGACCTCACCTGTGCCAGGTCATTAGGCTACAAAGTGGCAGAACCCACGGTTCAAATTCAGGGGTAGCTCCCTCCCAGACCTACACCTTTGCATGCCGGCCTCCCATGACCTGCACCAGGCCGGCCGAATTTGTACTTACTGCAGGCTGATGCCGTCCCTCCGGCCCGGGCCACACAGGGCACTGACGGTTAAAGAGCTCTGTAGGCTGTTCGACGGCAGGGAAGGGCCAGGCGGCTTAACATCACAGGCTTTGCATTTCCTGATCTCTGAGGCACCAAAACTAGacaagaagcttttttttttaaaggcatttccTGCTAAAGTGAAACCTAGAAATGTGAGGAACATCTGATCTTGTAGGGATTTTTCCAACCCCGCTCCACCCTTTCcttgttgagaaaaaaaaatcattctggaACCAAAAGGCAGTTCTGACAATTGTAAGTCCCATTTCAGTAACAGGCCTAAAATGCTAATATTTATTCACAGCTCTTGATTAAATGGAAACATTAAATTTGTTTGGACTTGCTACAAGCCTCTAGGTGGGCAAGGGAGTTTGTGTTCCTGGAAGAAATGACCACAGTGGATAAATACTAGTATTTCAGGTCTGCTGTCTGTTAACCGCTCTACAAACCAATACCTCAGCTCTTCCATTCTGCCTGATGACAGATTCTCTTAAAGAAGAGAGAATCAGGCTCCAATTTGCCAACATTAAAATAAGCCATAGCTTTACTTTTCACCTGGAGAAATGTCAGCACTTGGTGATTTTTGGAGTATCAGTAtactaagaatattttttaaacatcgcACCTGGGAAAGTGTCAGGCTGCTTCTTGAATCCCGCCAGGAACCACGTGAGTTAAGAAGCAAACCTTTCCCCCGTGGAGGGTTAAGACAACTTCAGCTCAGCTGACACCTTGACTGAGCCTGTGGAAGAAGCCCCTGAAGCAGAGTGCCCAGTTAGCCAGGCCCAGAGCACTGACCGACAgcatgtgagataataaatgcgttttaagccaaaaaaaaaaaaaaaatcattctgtgGGTCCTGAGACAGAGGGCAGGTGCACGCTCTGGGGCAGTGTGGTCCAGCACCCCCACCACTTCACGGGGTAGTTAGCCACAGCGGCCCGAGCCGTCCAGTTAGCACCTTGATGTGGAAGAGTGGGCTTTCAGTTGTGGTAATCCATCGGCTCTGGCTCTGCTTCTGCGTCAAGAACCCTCCACAAAGCTGATGGTCTACCTGTCACACAGGACGCCCGGGGTCTGGAGTGGAGCTTGGATGAATAGGACACAGAACACGTTATGGCTGCTAACGGCCATAGGAATCATTTTGCCAAAACACTTAGGATGTGCCTGGTGTTAGGTGAATTAGCAAAGAAAATGA from Eptesicus fuscus isolate TK198812 chromosome 15, DD_ASM_mEF_20220401, whole genome shotgun sequence encodes:
- the LOC103286629 gene encoding uncharacterized protein LOC103286629 gives rise to the protein MSPTSRTDLGEVSQPVFKLKVVRKEEEEKPPSLTDLLHRSLLTGSPSQLDRLGESQQRLAHYGITPPMHTFPYEIILSDANFLGVARKKFSSIGKLSRMSISKVKADRFLFEDRITEYSIIEPEKQFLDLRDLEWKYYKGITKWKRKTSDAFAKIQYNSEKRFIESKETPGIVFPPLVRRSLVIYPQIDFPPNLTS